The genomic DNA CCAGGATAATGGCCCGCGCCCCATTGTAGAAGAATATCCCCCAAAACAGGGTGAGCCAGAAGAGCCAGCGCGGTGGGCGCCAGCCCGACACCCAAATAGACCACAGCGTGGTCCCTATCAACATCAGTTGCAGCAGCGCTATCCAGATGGCCTGCGCCCAGGGATAAGCGATGAGACTGAGCGGCCAGAAGAAATAAAGCGTGTACAACGGATAGGCAAAGTAAGCCTGGTCTTTGATCTCCGGGCCAACCGCACGGCCAAACATGGCTATTTGGGCTTTTTCGGCAATAACCTGATGGTAGGGATTTGTGCCGCGCAGCAAAAATTCACGCCCGCCCAGCCAGCGCACAAAAAAATCATTGCCGCCGGAGAATTTACTGGTAAAAACGGCGTGCAGCGCAACGGATTCGGCGGCCACCAGCAAACAAAGCAAAACGGCCAAAATGAGCCATTGGATAAGGGGTTGAGCTAACCTTCGTCGGGTGGGTTGGTCAATCACTTGATGGTCCATTGTTTTGGGCAATTGGCTTCTGGCCGGCAGACGAGTCGTCATCAAAACGAGTCCGGGTGGGATTGTCCCGGTAAAAGAAACGATACTTGATTAATGTCCAGATTGCAATCGCCCCATCGTACCATTGTATTTTTTTGCCCTCTGTCCAGGAGCGGGGGGCGTATGAGATAGGCACCTCGTGAATGGGCACTTTCCGCCGCAATAATTTGGCCGTCACTTCCGGGCAAAACTCAAAGCCATCCGTTTCCAGGCCCATCTCTCGCAGTAAGTTGGTTTTGATCACTTTGTAACCGGTGGCTTCATCGGTAATGTGCGCGCCGTAGAGCCAATTGGTAATCCAGCTTAGTAACCGCCCGCCCCAGTAAAAGGCCCAGGAGGACCTGGCATTGCGACGGAGATTGCGCGAGCCATACACAACCTGCACCGAGGGGTCGGCAAAAGGAGCTAACAGGGCAGCGTAGTCAGCCGGGTCATATTCCAGGTCGGCATCCTGCACCAAAACCAAATCGCCGGTTGCCGCCTCCAGGCCGGTACGCATGGCCGCGCCCTTGCCTTGATTCTGCCGGTGCCGCAAGAGGCGCAACGGGGGCCGGCCACTGTGTTGCAGGCGAGCCAAAATAGCCGGAGATTGATCGTTGGAGCCATCATCAACCGTAATAATTTCGTAGGCCAGGCCCGTAGCCCGGACGCGGCCAATAATTTCGGCCAGGGTTGTTTCTTCGTTATAAACGGGGATAATGATGCTGAGTTTCAATAGATTGATCCGTTCTCAATTGTGATTATTCAAATACTACGCACCGCCATCCTTTATGGCAAAGTAAACGACGAACGACCAACGACGAACGACCAATGACGTACGAATTGTTTTTGTCCTTCGTCCTTCGTCGTTGGTCGTTATTCATAGATTTCCAATCGAACGCAAGGAAACTCCTTCACTTGGCTCAACCTATCCTGGTGTTCAACCCACCATTTTTTAGCGGCCGGCAAGGACGGCAGCTTTTCCATATCAAAAGGCTGGCAATGGCCCATCAAATGGGCCGAGTTGTTTGGATGAGCAATGACGACCCACACCCTTTGCGAATCGGCTTTGGCGGGGAGAAGTGCCGGCAAGTCAACTTTATCAAAACTGATGATCGGTTTAAGGGGAATAGAACCATGATAATAAAAACCAAGGGGGATTAGATATTGTTGGTACCACAGGGTAACGGTATCGCCGGTAGCGGCCTGATCTTCCAGATAGGCCCCTACGCCACGCCAATCCGCCCGGTTGTAAACAGTGGGGTCGTAATAAACACGATAGAGACCGGTGAGCATCGCTCCCAAAATAAAGGCCAGCAGCAGCCATTGTAAAGCTTTTAGCCGAATAGAGCCAATCCCGCCGGCTACCAGCAGCAGAAACGGCGGCAGCGAGAGGCTGATGTATCTATCCAGGTAAGTGGGCAAACGCAAAGAAACTAAAAATGTAACCAGGGGAGGGATGAAAAGCCATAAACCCAGTAACAAACCATAACGACTACGATATAAAAATCTGATTCCCCAAATGAGCAGTCCCAGGAAAATGCTTAAGGCCATCGCCACAAAGAGGGTGAGTTGCCCCGTATAACCCAGGCTAA from Anaerolineae bacterium includes the following:
- a CDS encoding glycosyltransferase family 2 protein, which encodes MKLSIIIPVYNEETTLAEIIGRVRATGLAYEIITVDDGSNDQSPAILARLQHSGRPPLRLLRHRQNQGKGAAMRTGLEAATGDLVLVQDADLEYDPADYAALLAPFADPSVQVVYGSRNLRRNARSSWAFYWGGRLLSWITNWLYGAHITDEATGYKVIKTNLLREMGLETDGFEFCPEVTAKLLRRKVPIHEVPISYAPRSWTEGKKIQWYDGAIAIWTLIKYRFFYRDNPTRTRFDDDSSAGQKPIAQNNGPSSD